A single region of the Ahaetulla prasina isolate Xishuangbanna chromosome 13, ASM2864084v1, whole genome shotgun sequence genome encodes:
- the LOC131184762 gene encoding fibrillin-1-like: MRLGRLLVTVAWGFSGLLLASPSPGDGIAAAGEGSLRAAEGAAASFASAAKETNSRASRAKRRGQAGGAAGHDALKGPNVCGSRYNAYCCPGWKTLPGGNQCITSQMFPAIPFFHKDFKEIADEMEEQLH; this comes from the exons atGCGGCTGGGCAGATTGCTGGTGACCGTCGCCTGGGGTTTCTCCGGGCTTCTGCTCGCCTCGCCTTCCCCGGGAGATGGAATCGCCGCCGCCGGCGAGGGCAGCCTGAGAGCCGCGGAGGGCGCCGCCGCCTCCTTCGCCTCCGCCGCCAAGGAGACCAACAGCCGGGCCAGCAGAGCCAAGAGAAGAGGGCAGGCGGGAGGCGCCGCCGGGCACGACGCGCTGAAAGG accTAATGTTTGCGGATCACGGTACAATGCCTATTGCTGTCCTGGGTGGAAAACTTTACCTGGTGGAAATCAATGTATT ACCTCACAGATGTTTCCCGCAATTCCGTTCTTCCATAAGGATTTCAAAGAGATTGCGGATgagatggaagagcagctccaCTAG